From the Exiguobacterium marinum DSM 16307 genome, the window GAGTGGCATGCAACCCATCGATGTCACCGTGACGAAGCCGATCTCTCTATTACATGTAATGAGCGAGGGATTCCATATCATTTCTGAAATTAAACGGTCGTCTCCTTCGAAAGGAATGATTCGGGAAACGGTCGATGTCGCCGAACGGGCCCGTCAATATGAACAAGCCGGTGCGACGATGATTTCGGTATTGACAGACACGACGTATTTCAATGGGTCCTTTGACGATTTGCGACAAGTCGCCGATGTTGTCACCATCCCGGTGCTCTGTAAGGACTTTATCATCGATGAACGGCAACTCGACTATGCGAAGCATTACGGGGCGAGTGTTGCACTTCTTATCGTGGCGGTCTTACATCCGACACGTCTCCATGAACTGACGCGATACGCTCGCTCCATCGGTCTCGACGTATTGGTTGAAGTACATGACGAAGCGGAGTTACACATCGCACTCGAACTCGATGACGTGTTGATCGGCATCAATAACAGAGACTTAAAAACGTTCGCGGTCGCTCTTGAGACATCAATCGACTTGATGAATCGCTATCCCGACGTCACATTCGTCAGTGAGAGCGGGGTCAGCACCGTCGAAGCGGCAGCGCGTCTGAAAGAAGCCGGCGCAAGTGCCATCCTCGTCGGAGAAGCACTCATGCGTGAAGAAGACCCGACCCGGCTACTCGAGGAGTTGAAAACATGTTCGTTAAAATCTGTGGATTAAAGACAGAGGAAGCGGTCCAGGCGGCGGTCGAAGCGGGAGCAGATGCCATCGGGTTCGTATTCGCACCGAGTTCCCGCCAAATCGACGTGAGCAGAGCGAAGGAGCTAGCAGCTTATATTCCCGAATCGGTTCGAATCGTTGGTGTGTTTTTAAATCCTTCAATGGAAGACATCGAGCAAGCGATGGACGTGGGACTGACGGATTTACAAATTCACCATCGGACGCAGTCAATGGAACAACTCCGCACTTTCGGATTACCAATTATCGATGCATCGACCGAGGAGGCGGCGGATGTGCGATTGATGGATCATCCGACTCCGGGAAGTGGACAGGTATTAGACTGGGGCGCGAGCGACCGGCCGAAACATCCATTTTGGCTAGCAGGCGGTCTATCTCCTGACAATGTGAGACAAGCGATTCAAACGATCCAACCAGACGGCGTCGATATCTCGAGCGGTGTCGAGACGGACGGTGTAAAAGATATCAAAAAAATTCGTGCGTTCATTCAACGCGCCAAGGAGGAACTATGATGTATGCACAACCAGTGAACGGAAAGTTTGGACAATACGGTGGAAAGTACATTCCGGAGACACTCATGCAGGCGGTCGAAGAATTGGAGGCTGCTTACGAAGAGGCGAAGCAAGACCCTGAGTTTCAAGAACGCTTCTCTTCCTTATTACGTGAATACGTAGGACGTGAGACGCCACTCTATTATGCGTCGAATCTAAGTCGTCGTCTTGGAACGAACGTCTATTTGAAACGAGAGGATCTGAACCATACCGGTGCCCATAAAATCAACAACACGGTTGGGCAAGCGCTCCTTGCGAAACGGATGGGGAAACAAAAAGTCGTCGCCGAGACGGGGGCCGGTCAGCACGGTGTCGCGACCGCGACGGTATGTGCATTACTCGACCTGGAATGTACCATCTTTATGGGGGAGGTCGACGTCGAGCGCCAAGCGTTGAACGTGTTTCGGATGGAATTGCTCGGAGCGAAGGTCGTTCCCGTCAAATCTGGAAGTCGCACGTTAAAAGATGCTGTCAATGAAGCGCTTCGTTACTGGGTCAAACACGTAGACGATACGCACTATGTGATGGGTTCCGTTCTCGGCCCGCATCCGTTCCCGCAGATGGTTCGTGATTTTCAAAGCGTAATTGGGACAGAGACACGCCGTCAAATCCTCGAACAGACGGGACGCCTTCCAGATGCCGTCGTCGCCTGTGTCGGTGGAGGGAGCAATGCGATGGGCATGTTCTATCCGTTTTTGAATGATGAGTCGGTCGCACTCTACGGTGTCGAGGCGGCAGGGAGCGGCATCGATACGGACAAACACGCGGCGACACTCACAAAAGGAGAAGTCGGTGTATTGCATGGGTCACTCATGTATGTGTTGCAAGACGCAGCGGGTCAAATCGAGGAGGCACATTCCATCTCAGCCGGACTCGATTATCCAGGGGTAGGACCAGAGCACAGCTTCTTGAAAGATATTGAACGGGTCCGTTACGCAGCCGTCACGGACGATGAGGCACTCGATGCATGTCTCGCACTCAGTCGACAAGAAGGAATCATACCTGCCTTAGAGTCTTCGCATGCTCTCGCTTACGCAGAAACGCTCGCGAAGACGATGGGAGAAGACGATACACTGGTGATTTGTTTATCTGGACGCGGAGACAAAGACGTCCACACAATCCGAGAGAAGGTGGCAACACGATGAAACTAGAGACAGCGATTCGAGAGCGAGAAGGGGCGGCATTCGTTCCTTATATTATGGCTGGTGACGGAGGGATAGAACGACTCATCCCGACTATTGTTGAGCTAGAACAGATGGGGGCGACGGCGATCGAACTCGGAATCCCATTCTCTGATCCGGTGGCCGATGGACCGATCATTGAGGCGGCAGGAATGCGCGCTCTTGAAGCGGGTGTGACGCTTGAAATGGTGTTGAACCATTTAATAGAAGGAAATGATCGATTTACTGTGCCGATTGTCTTGATGACATACTTGAACCCGGTGTTTCGGTTCGGGGTCCAACCGTTCTTTGACCGGGCGAATGAGTGTGGGGTGAGCGGAGTCATCATTCCAGACCTTCCATTTGAAGAAAGTCTTCAATTGTTTTCGAACGTCGATCGCCAGGAAGTCGCAGTCATCCCACTCGTTACGTTGACGAGCAGCGAGGCACGGACGGCATCCATCTTAGAGAAGGCTGAAGGATTCGTCTATGCGGTCACACTCAAAGGCACAACAGGGAAGACTGATGTGTTCCCGGATAAACTACTCACCCATTTGACTCGATTGACAGAGCAGTCACGTGTTCCCGTCTTAGCAGGATTCGGGGTACATCGTCCGGAACAAGTGCAGACGCTTGGGAATGCATGTGACGGTGTCGTCGTCGGAAGCTTTATCGTCGAGGCACTTCATGAAGGGAGAACAGGCGACGTCGAGACGTTGATTCGTTCGGCAAAACAAATACACGCATAAGAAAACCGGCGCTTCGCATGAAGCACCGGTTATTCGTTTACTCATAATTCCACTCGATCGAGACCGTCTTCCCCAAACTTTTGGTCGAGTTGGTCATGACGGTACATCGAGGCGAGAACGTATAAGAGATCGCCTTCTTCGATAGCTGTCTGTCCGTTCGGCGGAATCAAATATTCGTTTCGGACGATGGCGTTTACGACGGTGTTCGGCGGGAGCGTGATGTCCGCTAGCGTCTTGCCGATCATCGAGGAGCTCTCCGTGACGACATAAGGAACGAGTTTATGTTGGGACTGTTTGCTGGAAACGAGGGCGATTGTATAGGGGGAACGGATTTTATCCGGACCGAGTAGCCCTAACTTCTCGGCAAGTGGAGTCAACGTCGTTCCTTGAATCAAGGCACTGGTCACGACAACGAAGAAGACGGCATTGAATAGAAGTTGACTGTCATCAATTCCTGCGATTAACGGGAAAGTTGCGAGCACGATTGGTACGGCTCCTTTTAGACCGGCCCAAGAAATGAAGAACTTCTCTTTTTTTGTGAACGCCATCCCGAGTGTCGATAAATAAACGGCGATGGGGCGAGCAACGAACATAAGGACAAAGGAAATAAGTATACCTTTCCAAATTAAGTCGGGCTCGATGAGTTGACGAGGGAAGACGAGCAATCCGAGGATGACGAACATGATGATCTGCATGATCCATGCGAGTGCCTCTGAGAACTGGACGATGGTCACTTCGTGCGCCGTATCCGCGTTGCCAACAATCATCGCAGCGATATAGACCGCGAGTAGTCCGCTCCCCAACAAGTAAGCCGTGACACCGTATGTGAGGAATGCCATCGAAATCATCAGAACTGCATGTAGTCCGCTCGATTCTAGTTTCAAATGATTCAACATGAGACGAGACAATTGTCCGAGTAAAAAGCCGATGAATGCTCCGACAACGATTTGAAGGACGAACATCCAAATGCCATCCCATATGGTCGTCTCGGGCTTCAACATAAAGTCGAGGGCGAGAATCGTTAAAAACATCGCCATCGGGTCGTTCGTGCCGGACTCGGCTTCGAGTGTCGCACCGACTTTCGGTGAGATATTCTTTCCTTTGAATGCGGCGAAGACGGCCGCTGCATCGGTCGAACCAATAATCGCGCCGAATAGGAAAGATTCAATCCAATCGAAACCAAATACGAAACGAACGGCCACGGCGACGACAGTCGTCGTAATCAAGACACCAAACGTGGCAAGTGAGGCGGCTGGAACGAGAACGTTCCGCATCGACGTCCATTTCGTCTGGAGACCCCCTTCAAACAAAATGACAATTAATGCGGCGACTCCGATTAACTGTGCCAAATTTGAATCATCGAAGAAGATGAGACCGGTAATGTCACTTCCCATGATCATGCCGATCCCCATAAACAAGATCAAGGCCGGTAAGCCGAATCGAGTCGAGATTCGCGTCGCCATGACACCGGCTACAAGGAGTAGACCGAAAAGTAGAATGAGTACATCAGTACTTATAACAGGTACGGGCAAACACAACACATCCTTTCAAAAAACAATACTATTAAGTTCATTGTACCATGAAATCGTCTGATATTTCAGAATTGACGATTATACAAACTATGCAAATTGGAATTGTCGGTTATGAATGTGGTAAAGTAAACACATCATATAAGGAGGGATGATGATGTCTAAAATTCACGTCATTCATGAGAACGAAGAATGGACGAATCACCTGGTTCACCGCTTAGAAGAACTACAGTACCCTTATGAACTATGGCACTTGGACCAAGGGACGATTGATCTCGAAGCAACGCCCCCGGAAGGTGTCTTTTATAATCGTATGAGCGCCTCTTCGCACACACGTGGGCATCGGTACGCCCCTGAATTGACGGAAGGCGTCCTCGCTTGGTTAGAGGCGAACGACCGGACCGTGTTCAACGGCACACGTGCCATCCGTCTTGAAGTGAGCAAGGTCAATCAATATACGGCGCTTCGACGCGAAGGAATCCGTGTACCGAAGACGATTGCGGCAGTTGGTAAGAAGCAAATCATCGAGGCGGCTGAGAAGCTGGGCATGACACCGTTCATCACGAAACATAATCGTGCCGGGAAAGGACTTGGGGTCCAATTGTTCCATACGATCGAAGGACTCAAAGAATATGTATATGGTCCCTCGTTCGAGGACTCGGTTGACGGCATCACGCTCATTCAACAGTATATCGAAGCACCAGAACCGTATATTACCCGCTGTGAATTCATCGGCGGGAAGTTCCTATATGCGGTCCGTGTCGATACGTCGGAAGGCTTCGAGCTCTGCCCGGCAGACGCTTGCTCGATTGAAGACCAGTTCTGTCCGGTCGGGGAGACGCCGCCGGCGAAGTTCGAAATCGTCGAAGGATTCGATGACCCGATCATTCCGCAACTTGAGCAGTTCCTTAAAGTGAATGCGATTGACATCGCCGGGATCGAAATCATCCGAGATGAAGACGGCAACGTCTACGCCTACGACGTCAATACGAATACGAACTATAATTCCGAAGCCGAAGCGAAAGCAGGGCGCTACGGCATGCTTGAATTGGCTACTTTCTTAGGCGACGCACTTCACGTCACCACGACAAAATAAGGGTCAGGCGCTCGCCTGACCCTTTTGCTGTGTATGTTTGAGTTGCTCTTCAAATCGATGTTGGACTAATTCTGCTGTCGGTGCCATTCGTTCGATGAACGAATCTAAACGTTCCGCAGTGTCTCGATCGGTTTCTTTGAACACGCGCATCGTTGTTCACCTCGTTGATCAGGATGACTTGCTTACATCATCTTTAATTCCCGAGGTGTTATACACGTAAACCTTTTATACGCTAAAGAATGTTCTCAAATTTTCTTTCGGTAAGATGTTCCCGACGTAGAAGTCACCGAACTCACCGTATTTCGCACTCACTTCATCAAAGCGCATCTCGTAGACGATTTTCTTAAATTGAAGTGAATCTTCAGCGAAGAGCGTGACGCCCCATTCCCATGCATCGAATCCTGTTGACCCACCGATGAATTGCTGAATCTTACCGGCATAGCTACGACCGATCATGCTGTGACGATACATGAGGTCTTTCCGTTCATCCATCGCTAACATATACCAGTTGTCTCCGTCACGACGAGCCTTGCTCATCGGGTAGAAACAAATGTGTGCGGCCTTTGGAAGTGTCGGATAGAGGCGTGAGCGGATGTGTGGGTTTTGGTACGGGTCCCCATCTCCAGATCCACGATACATACCGAGCTCGATGACAGACACGTATGAATATGAGGGAATCATATAGTCGTATAATGCTGTTTTGCGGAACGCACGCTCAACATCTTCAAGTTCGTTGAATGTCGGGCGAAGCACCATCAAGACGAGGTCTGCCTTTTGACCGAGAATCGAGTAGAAGGCGTGACTTCCTTCACCTTTTGCTTCGATTTCTTCGAGAGAAGCGAGGAATGTTGTGAACTCGTCAATCATGTGTTGACGCTTTTCGGCATCGACGAGCTTCAAACGAGCCCAATCGATCTTGCGGAAATCATGGAGTGAATACCATCCGTCTAATGTGGCGGCGGCATGTTGTGTATCTGTTGTAGGTACTGGACGTTCTGACATAAAAAATCTCCTTTCGGGACTTGGCTTCGCCGTCTATTTTACCATACACGCTTCACTGACTGGCAACTTTGAGGCACTGTGAGGGTTATCACGATTCATGACGGGTAAAGAACAGAGGACAGAAACATGAAAACGGCTACAAAAATGGCTGTATCAGTCACTTTGGAGAAACTGTTCTATTCATATAATGATTGATTCTAAGCGATTTATGACGAAATGGGCAGAATAGTTTATTTTGAAAAGGGTACTGTGTATAATTGAAATCGCGTAAAGACACAAGTCAATGGCAAAACCATTAGCAGTCATGCTGTAAATTGAGAAAAGGGGTTCATTCGTTATGAAATTATTTGAAACGTTGAAGCAAAAAGTCAGCCCGGTTCGTCCCACGATCGTCTTTCCAGAAGGCGTCGATGAGCGTGTTCTTGGAGCTGCGGTTCGATTGAAAACGGACGGTATGGTAGAACCAATCGTCGTTGGTGCGAAAGCAGACGTCGAAGCGGTTGCGGCAAAACATGGTTTCGACATCTCAGGTTTAACACAATACGACCCAGCGACGTACGAAGACATCGATGTTCTCGTCGAATCATTCGTCGAGCGTCGCAAAGGGAAAGCGACGGCTGAACAAGCGCGCGAACTCCTCACATCGGACGTGAACTACTTCGGAACGATGCTCGTTCATACAGGAAAAGCAGAAGGTCTTGTCTCAGGCGCGATGCACGCGACGGCTGATACGGTACGTCCGGCACTTCAAATCATCAAAATGCAAACAGGCATCAAAAAGACGTCAGGTGTGTTCATCATGGTGCGTGACGACGAGCAATACGTCTTCTCGGACTGTGCGATCAACATCGCACCAGACGCAGCGGACTTAGCAGAAAATGCATTCTTATCAGCAGCGACAGCGAAGACGTTCGGGATCGACCCACAAGTCGCCCTTCTTAGCTTCTCGACAAAAGGTTCTGCGAAGTCACCTGAAACAGAGAAAGTTGTGGAAGCGACACGCCTTGCGAAAGAAAAATCACCGAACCTTCCAATCGATGGAGAACTTCAATTCGATGCAGCATTCGTCCCTAGCGTAGCGGCGAAGAAAGCACCAGGTTCTGATGTGGCGGGTAAAGCGAACGTATTCGTCTTCCCAAGTCTTGAAGCAGGAAACATTGGCTACAAGATGGTTCAACGTTTCGGTGGATTCGAAGCGATCGGTCCAATCCTTCAAGGTCTCAATAAACCAGTAAATGACTTATCACGTGGCTGTAACGAAGAGGATGTCTACAAATTGACACTCATCACAGCAGCACAAGCAATCGACGAGCGCAACGAAGCGTAAGTCCGAAGCATCCTTCTAGGTAGAAGGGTGCTTTTTTCATGTTTTTTTGAGTGGTAGCTGAGGTAAACTAAAAGAGGAATCCAATATCGAAAGGGGAAATACGTATGCAAAATATTCATGCAACTGAATTACGAGAAAAGCTAGAAAACGGGGAGTCGCTCCATATCATCGATGTGCGCGAACAAGACGAATATGACGCAGGGCATATCCCGAACGTACCGCTCTACCCATTGTCTGAATTCCCGCAAGTGACAGAAAAGTTAGCACAGGACAACGTCTACCACGTCATTTGTCGCTCGGGCGGCCGCAGTGTGACGGCATGTGACCACTTAGAGTCAAACGGATATAAAGTCGTAAACGTTGAGGGCGGTATGCTCGCTTGGGATGGCGACATCGAGGCGTGATGTTAGAGAATCCATGGGTCGTCGTTCCTCTTCTCATCGCACTGTATCTCACTGTCTATGCAATGGTGAAGCGGTTTGATTGGGAGAAGTGGCGACTCGTTTGGGCGGTGTGGGTGATGCTCATCATCATCTTGCTGACAATTGAACTCGTAGTGAGTCTATAGAAAATGCGGAACCTTCTTTAAAAGAGGTTCCGCATTTTCTTATGCGTCGTTGCGCTTATCAAATGTGATCGATGCGATGGCATCGTGTTGGTGAATCGACTCTTCGTTACGGCATTCGACGAAGAAGTTCACAACTTGTTTCATCTCGTACAAATCAGCCGCAATCAAGCGGACCATGTCCTCGACGAAACGTGGGTTTTCGTATGCGATTTCTGTCGCACGTTTTTCATCCGGACGTTTGAGGACCGGATGGAGTGGTGCTGAGGCGTTCGATTCCGCCGCATCGAGAAGTGCCACACGCCAGTCGAACCCATCCATCGACGTCTCATCAAGACCTGCTTCGATCGTGATGTACCCACGTTGGTTATGGGCGCTGTACTCACTGATTTCTTTTGAACATGGGCAAAGCGTCGTGACATTGATGACGAGACCGACTGTCACATTTGCGACGCCCGTTTCGAGGTTATATGTCACGCGGTGCATCACATCTGCGTTCATCAAACCACTGAGGCCTGTTGCGGGTGCTTTACGCGTGAAGAACCACGGGTAACGAATTGTCAATTGTCCTTCCGTTTGCTCCATACGCTCCGCGAGCTCTTGTGCAAACTCGATTAACGAACGGTTCGATACCGTCCATCCTTGTTGATGATACGCATCGAGCTGTTCCGTCAAACGGGACATGTTGATTCCTTTACGATCTTGAACGAGCGATGTCGTCAATTCGAAGGTAGCAACTGTTGACTGGACCCCTTCTGACGTCTCGACGTTCACAGGGTGCTTCACGTTTGAAATTCCAACACTATCAAGAGCGAATAAGAAGTTTTTCGGTGTATTTTGTAAATCGACCATCTGTTCTTTCTCGGTCGGTTTTGTTCCTTTAATCGGTGGGACCGACCCGAACAATTTATGTCGTTCTGCTTTAGTAGGTAAAGCGACATGGCTTGTAGACATAATCGGATTCTCCTTTTTTAGAGCGGTTCAAGCGACCACTCGTTCTTGTTAGGATTTTATCACGAAATGATGGCTGAACGGGTATGATTTTGCTCTCAAAACGTGTTTTGAATATGCAATCCTAAAAAAACCTTCAGATATTGAAGAAAGAGGATTGATTTACTTTGTGAACGGGAATAAAATGGTCCTGTGAACTTAAAAAATAGATCACTATTAAATATGAAGGAATTGAAAGGAAAAGGAGATGTTGTTATGGATTGGCAGTTAGTCCTGCAGTATGCCTGGATTGTCGTCGTTCTCGTCGGTTTAGAAGGCTTGTTATCTGCAGACAACGCGCTCGTCTTGGCTGTCATGGTCAAGCATTTGCCACGTACAGAGCAGAAGAAGGCATTGTTCTACGGACTCCTTGGGGCGTTCGTCTTCCGCTTTATCGCATTGTTCTTAATCTCGTTCTTAATTAACGTATGGCAAGTTCAAGCGCTCGGTGCGCTTTACTTGATTGGAATGAGTGCGCGTCATCTGTATATGACGTATAAGGCGAGAAAAATGGAGCCACAGCAAGATTTGGCAGCAGAAGCGAAAGAAGAGACGGCCGTCACAGAACGACCTGTTTCGAAGAAAGAGTTTTGGCTCACTGTCGCGAAAGTTGAGTTTGCGGATATCGCCTTTGCGGTCGACTCAATCTTGGCAGCGGTTGCGCTCGCGGTCAGCTTGCCACCGCTCGGTCTCGGGGAGATCGGTGGGATTGACTCAGGTCAGTTCTTTGTCGTCTTGACGGGTGGACTCATCGGGGTCGTCTTGATGCGATTCGCGGCTCGGATTTTTGTCAAGTTGCTTCATCAACGTCCTACACTTGAAACAGCCGCTTTTATCATCGTCGGTTGGGTCGGGGTCAAGTTGACGGTCCTCGTACTTGAACATCCAGGTTTCAAAGAATTGATTGCCGGGACACCATTCGAATTCATGGGGCTCCCGGATGGATTCGTCCACTCGGCAGCTTGGACGATTTTCTTCTGGTCAGTCATGGTCGGGATTGCGTTATGGGGCTGGTTCTCATCGAAGCCGACAGCGGTCAAACACTGAGTTTAGATAGATCGTATATAAATCCCCTCCGAACCTCAGATGTTCGGAGGGGATTTTTGTAGGCGTTTCATCGAGAGAAAGGAATACACGCCTCCGTTCGTCTCCTGCATGAACGTGTCTTCTGGGATGAAATCGAGTGATCTGTATAAACGGATGGCTCGTTTGTTGAACGTGGCGACAGCGAGACGTACTGTA encodes:
- the trpC gene encoding indole-3-glycerol phosphate synthase TrpC, encoding MSYLKKIIGTKIEEVSGMQPIDVTVTKPISLLHVMSEGFHIISEIKRSSPSKGMIRETVDVAERARQYEQAGATMISVLTDTTYFNGSFDDLRQVADVVTIPVLCKDFIIDERQLDYAKHYGASVALLIVAVLHPTRLHELTRYARSIGLDVLVEVHDEAELHIALELDDVLIGINNRDLKTFAVALETSIDLMNRYPDVTFVSESGVSTVEAAARLKEAGASAILVGEALMREEDPTRLLEELKTCSLKSVD
- a CDS encoding phosphoribosylanthranilate isomerase — translated: MFVKICGLKTEEAVQAAVEAGADAIGFVFAPSSRQIDVSRAKELAAYIPESVRIVGVFLNPSMEDIEQAMDVGLTDLQIHHRTQSMEQLRTFGLPIIDASTEEAADVRLMDHPTPGSGQVLDWGASDRPKHPFWLAGGLSPDNVRQAIQTIQPDGVDISSGVETDGVKDIKKIRAFIQRAKEEL
- the trpB gene encoding tryptophan synthase subunit beta translates to MMYAQPVNGKFGQYGGKYIPETLMQAVEELEAAYEEAKQDPEFQERFSSLLREYVGRETPLYYASNLSRRLGTNVYLKREDLNHTGAHKINNTVGQALLAKRMGKQKVVAETGAGQHGVATATVCALLDLECTIFMGEVDVERQALNVFRMELLGAKVVPVKSGSRTLKDAVNEALRYWVKHVDDTHYVMGSVLGPHPFPQMVRDFQSVIGTETRRQILEQTGRLPDAVVACVGGGSNAMGMFYPFLNDESVALYGVEAAGSGIDTDKHAATLTKGEVGVLHGSLMYVLQDAAGQIEEAHSISAGLDYPGVGPEHSFLKDIERVRYAAVTDDEALDACLALSRQEGIIPALESSHALAYAETLAKTMGEDDTLVICLSGRGDKDVHTIREKVATR
- the trpA gene encoding tryptophan synthase subunit alpha; its protein translation is MKLETAIREREGAAFVPYIMAGDGGIERLIPTIVELEQMGATAIELGIPFSDPVADGPIIEAAGMRALEAGVTLEMVLNHLIEGNDRFTVPIVLMTYLNPVFRFGVQPFFDRANECGVSGVIIPDLPFEESLQLFSNVDRQEVAVIPLVTLTSSEARTASILEKAEGFVYAVTLKGTTGKTDVFPDKLLTHLTRLTEQSRVPVLAGFGVHRPEQVQTLGNACDGVVVGSFIVEALHEGRTGDVETLIRSAKQIHA
- a CDS encoding potassium/proton antiporter, which encodes MPVPVISTDVLILLFGLLLVAGVMATRISTRFGLPALILFMGIGMIMGSDITGLIFFDDSNLAQLIGVAALIVILFEGGLQTKWTSMRNVLVPAASLATFGVLITTTVVAVAVRFVFGFDWIESFLFGAIIGSTDAAAVFAAFKGKNISPKVGATLEAESGTNDPMAMFLTILALDFMLKPETTIWDGIWMFVLQIVVGAFIGFLLGQLSRLMLNHLKLESSGLHAVLMISMAFLTYGVTAYLLGSGLLAVYIAAMIVGNADTAHEVTIVQFSEALAWIMQIIMFVILGLLVFPRQLIEPDLIWKGILISFVLMFVARPIAVYLSTLGMAFTKKEKFFISWAGLKGAVPIVLATFPLIAGIDDSQLLFNAVFFVVVTSALIQGTTLTPLAEKLGLLGPDKIRSPYTIALVSSKQSQHKLVPYVVTESSSMIGKTLADITLPPNTVVNAIVRNEYLIPPNGQTAIEEGDLLYVLASMYRHDQLDQKFGEDGLDRVEL
- a CDS encoding ATP-grasp domain-containing protein, with protein sequence MSKIHVIHENEEWTNHLVHRLEELQYPYELWHLDQGTIDLEATPPEGVFYNRMSASSHTRGHRYAPELTEGVLAWLEANDRTVFNGTRAIRLEVSKVNQYTALRREGIRVPKTIAAVGKKQIIEAAEKLGMTPFITKHNRAGKGLGVQLFHTIEGLKEYVYGPSFEDSVDGITLIQQYIEAPEPYITRCEFIGGKFLYAVRVDTSEGFELCPADACSIEDQFCPVGETPPAKFEIVEGFDDPIIPQLEQFLKVNAIDIAGIEIIRDEDGNVYAYDVNTNTNYNSEAEAKAGRYGMLELATFLGDALHVTTTK
- the hemQ gene encoding hydrogen peroxide-dependent heme synthase, producing the protein MSERPVPTTDTQHAAATLDGWYSLHDFRKIDWARLKLVDAEKRQHMIDEFTTFLASLEEIEAKGEGSHAFYSILGQKADLVLMVLRPTFNELEDVERAFRKTALYDYMIPSYSYVSVIELGMYRGSGDGDPYQNPHIRSRLYPTLPKAAHICFYPMSKARRDGDNWYMLAMDERKDLMYRHSMIGRSYAGKIQQFIGGSTGFDAWEWGVTLFAEDSLQFKKIVYEMRFDEVSAKYGEFGDFYVGNILPKENLRTFFSV
- the pta gene encoding phosphate acetyltransferase, whose protein sequence is MKLFETLKQKVSPVRPTIVFPEGVDERVLGAAVRLKTDGMVEPIVVGAKADVEAVAAKHGFDISGLTQYDPATYEDIDVLVESFVERRKGKATAEQARELLTSDVNYFGTMLVHTGKAEGLVSGAMHATADTVRPALQIIKMQTGIKKTSGVFIMVRDDEQYVFSDCAINIAPDAADLAENAFLSAATAKTFGIDPQVALLSFSTKGSAKSPETEKVVEATRLAKEKSPNLPIDGELQFDAAFVPSVAAKKAPGSDVAGKANVFVFPSLEAGNIGYKMVQRFGGFEAIGPILQGLNKPVNDLSRGCNEEDVYKLTLITAAQAIDERNEA
- a CDS encoding rhodanese-like domain-containing protein, with product MQNIHATELREKLENGESLHIIDVREQDEYDAGHIPNVPLYPLSEFPQVTEKLAQDNVYHVICRSGGRSVTACDHLESNGYKVVNVEGGMLAWDGDIEA
- the folE2 gene encoding GTP cyclohydrolase FolE2; amino-acid sequence: MSTSHVALPTKAERHKLFGSVPPIKGTKPTEKEQMVDLQNTPKNFLFALDSVGISNVKHPVNVETSEGVQSTVATFELTTSLVQDRKGINMSRLTEQLDAYHQQGWTVSNRSLIEFAQELAERMEQTEGQLTIRYPWFFTRKAPATGLSGLMNADVMHRVTYNLETGVANVTVGLVINVTTLCPCSKEISEYSAHNQRGYITIEAGLDETSMDGFDWRVALLDAAESNASAPLHPVLKRPDEKRATEIAYENPRFVEDMVRLIAADLYEMKQVVNFFVECRNEESIHQHDAIASITFDKRNDA
- a CDS encoding TerC family protein, translated to MDWQLVLQYAWIVVVLVGLEGLLSADNALVLAVMVKHLPRTEQKKALFYGLLGAFVFRFIALFLISFLINVWQVQALGALYLIGMSARHLYMTYKARKMEPQQDLAAEAKEETAVTERPVSKKEFWLTVAKVEFADIAFAVDSILAAVALAVSLPPLGLGEIGGIDSGQFFVVLTGGLIGVVLMRFAARIFVKLLHQRPTLETAAFIIVGWVGVKLTVLVLEHPGFKELIAGTPFEFMGLPDGFVHSAAWTIFFWSVMVGIALWGWFSSKPTAVKH